GTGAAGAGGACTTACGATCTTGGAGAGACTACAAAGCTAGACCTCTTTAGAGCAGAAAGGGAGATGAAGATGGCTCAGTGGGATCTTGACCTAGCAAAGAAGGAGTATGCCGCAGCTCTTGTAGAGCTATCTTACTTTACGGGCAGACCTGTCGATTCTGTAGATGGAGACTTCTTTAGCCTACCAGAGATAAAACTTAGAAACTTAGAGGATGTACCAGTTTTGAAGGTCTACAAAAGCTCCATAGAGTCTGAGGGACAGAGACTAGTCATAGAGAGAATCCTTTCAAAACCCAAGTGGTCCCTGGAAGCTTTGACAGAAAAGGTTTCAGACAGAAGCTATGGGGTCAGGGTAGGTCTAAGCGTGGAGCTTCCCCTTTTCTACAGTCGTGAGTTGGAGATAATCCAAAGGCTCTCTCAAAGGGAGATTCTGACAAGGCAGAGTGAGACAGAGGAGCTGAGGCTAAAGGCCCTTACAGGTTCTCAGCTGGAGATATGTTCAGAGCTCAAGAGACAGATAGACCAGCTTGAGAATAACCTCGTACCAGAGGCACAGAAAGAACTTGCCCTGGCTCTCAAGAGCTACAGGCTAAAGGTTATAACCCTCCTTGAACTCTCTGAAGTAAAGAGAAGATACTACGAGCTTCTTTCGAGAAGGCTTGAGCTTTACCTTAGGTACCATCAGGCTTTTGGTGAGCTTCTGAAGGCGGGGGTAGTTTTATGGCGTTGATGCTTTTGTTATGGCTGGTAGCCTTTGCCTTTCCCCAGGTTGTAAAGGTTGACAAACAGCAATTAAAAAGACTTGGCATCCAAACCTACGAGCTTAGGCTGAGTACAGAGCAATACGAAATAAAGCTTCCCGCAGAGGCCAAAGAGTATCTACCAGAATCATCGGAAGTCTATCCACCCGTAGGAGGTATAGTGAGGGAGGTCTATGTCAAAGAGGGTGATTACGTGAAAAAGGGACAACCTTTGGCCTTGGTATACTCACCGCAGGTAGCAGAGCTAAGAAGCCAGCTGAGGATGGCCGAGGTGAGGCTAAAGACAGCAGAGGAAACCCTAAAGAGGGAAGAGCTCCTCTTTAAGGAAGAGGTAATACCTTATGCACGCTATTACTCGGCCAAAGTGGAGTACGACCGAGCAAAGGGTGAATACAGGGCTCTTATGGAATCTTTGAGATCCTTTGGCGAGGTGAAAGGAGATAATCTCGTGGTCAGAGCACCAACAGAGGGATACGTGGTAAAGCAGGAAGTAAGGAAGGGATCTTCTGTAGACTTGTCTAAACGTATGTTCCTGATAGTGTCCAACAGGAAGGTATGGGTCTTTGGCTACGCTCCTTATGAGATCTCGAGGAGTATAAGAAAGGGTATGAAGGCTTACGTGGTAGTTGAGGGTACTAAATTGGAGGGGATTGTGGATTACGTGGGTGGGTACGTGGATCAGAAGATAAAAAGGGTTCCCATAAGGGCTCTAGTGGAACAGAAGAAAAGCATCCTTAAGCCAGGTGGTATGGTAGACCTTGTCGTAGTGGTGGGTCAGGTGAAGGGTTTCTTGGTGCCTTCTGAGGCTGTACAAAGGATAGAGGGTAAAAGTTACCTGTTTGTTGAAGTTCCAGAAGGCTTTAAGCTCGTTGAGGTAAGACCTATTAAGGAAGTTAAGGGCAAGACGCTCGTTGAGGGACCGCTCAAGGAAGGAGATAGAGTGGCCATGAGCGGCCTGGTGTTCTTAAGGTCAGTGCTGGGAAGATGAGTGCAATAATCTCTTACAGGTTCTTCATACTTGTGCTTATGATCCTTTTATCTGCCTACGGAGTTTACAGCTTCCTAAGGCTTCCAGTGGATACCTTTCCAGACCCAACACCCGTTCAGGTAGTCGTCTACACGGAAACGCCAGGACTTTCTGCCGAGGAAACGGAAGTGCTCGTGACAAGACCTATAGAGTCCTCCCTCTCGGGCATAAGGGACGCTCAGCTTGTCAGGTCCATAAGCCTTCCTGGTCTTTCTTACGTTACCGTCTTCTTCAAAGATGGCACAGATGTCTACCAGGCCAGGAACTTGGTATCTCAGAAGCTTTCAGAGGTACAGGGCAAGCTGCCATCAGGGTACACGCCACGCATGGGTCCAAACACCTCAGGTTTGGGAAACGTTCTCTTTTATGCTCTTGTAGATCAAAAAGGAAACTACACCTTAGAGGACCTAAAGACCCTACAAATCTGGAAGGTCAAGCCTATGCTTACATCGGTAGATGGTGTGGAGGACATATCTCAATGGGGTCCCGAAAAGGCCTATAGAGTCTCTTTAGACCCAGAGAAAATGCTACTGCTTGGCGTAACCTTTGAGGATGTTATAAAGGCCCTTGAGGAGTACAATCAGACGGCTGGGGGTGGTTTTACTACAGGTCCTGAGGGTGACCTAGTAGTGAGGGGTATAGGCAGGGTAAGAAGTCTAGAGGACATAAAGAACATACCTGTCAAGAAAGGAGAGGGTTACAGCATAACACTCGGCCAGGTGGCCGACGTTTACCCTTCTGAGCTTCCCAACAGGAGGGGAGCTTTCACTTACAACGGTCAAGAGGTCCAGGGGAACATAGTCCTAAAGCGTATAAACGTAAACACCATGGAGCTAGTTGAAGCTCTCAAACAAAGGCTTAAAGAAGTTCAAAGCATACTGCCAGATGGAGTAAAGGTGGATATACTCTATGACCAATCTTACTTAACCCAAAAAGCCCTCCAGACCATAGAGAAGGCCCTTCTGGAAGGCGTACTTTTGGTGATAGGGGTAGTAAGTCTTTATCTATGGAACGTGAGGACGGCCATACTCATAGCCCTTTCCATACCCCTTACCCTTACCCTTTCCTTCATCTTAATGGAGCACGCTAACATCTCTGGAAACCTTATGTCCTTTGGTGGACTCACCATAGGTATAGGTCTCTTTGCGGACGCAAGTGTGGTAGTAGTGGAGAACATCTTTAAACATCTCTCAGAGAGACCAGACAAGCCAAAGCATACGGTGATACTAGAATCCCTTAGGGAGGTTGTAAGGCCTGTAGCTTTCGCCGTGGGCATTATAGTCACCGTCTTCTTGCCCATCTTTTCCTTTGAGTCGGTAGAAGGAAAGTACTACAAACCTCTGGCCCTGACCATAATATTTGCTCTAATATCTTCCCTCTTAGTGGCCTTTCTCTTCATGCCCGTGCTCTCCTTCTACCTACTGAAGTCAGGAAAGGAGGAGAGCCTTCTTTTCGCAAAGCTAAGAGATGCCTACCTTAGGCTGTTAAACAGAGCCTTCGCTTACAGGAAGTACATCCTTGTTTCAGTGGTGTTTCTCTTCCTCTCGAGCCTTTTGCTGCTTTCCAGGATAGGTACTGAGTTTACACCGCAGCTGGAGGAGGGAGCCCTTCTGGTAAAGTCCTTCCTCAACCCTAACGTGACCCTTGAGGAAGCAAAAAGAGTAGCGAAGGTGGTAGAGGAGACAGCCTTAAAGTATCCTGAGGTGGTGAGGACCTTTTCCAACATAGGAAGGGCTGAGGTGGGCGAGCCGGAGGACGTGAGCTACATAGAGACCTTTATAATCCTAAAGCCTGCCGAAGAGTGGAAGAACTTCAAAAGCAGGGAAGAGTTCGAGCAGATCCTTAGGAAAGGATTGGAGGGAATTCCAGGTGTGGAGTTTAGCTTTACCCAACCCATACAGATGAGGATAGATGAGCTTCTATCAGGCGTGAAGTCCACACTTGCCGTGAAGGTGTTCGGGGATGATCTGAAGGAGATAAACCAGATAGCATACAGGGTGGAGGAGATCATCAAAGGTATAAAAGGTGCCGTTGATGTGGAGACAGAAGCCCAGAGCGGGAAACTTCAACTCAGGATAGTACCAGACATGGAAAAGCTACAAAGGTATGACCTTACCACGGCTGACCTTATGAACCTTGTTTCCTATGCCCTTGGTGGTAAGGAGGTAGGCTATCTGCAAGAAGATTCTATCCTCTTTCCCATATACCTAAGCCTTAAAGATAAGGACCCTAAGAGTATTGAGAACTTGCCCTTGCTTTTGAAGGACTCAAGCATAGTAAGACTTTCGGATGTGGCAAGAGTTGAGATGGCGGAGGGCTTTTTGAAGATAAGAAGGGAAAACGGCATGAGGTTTGCATTAGTACAGTCGGATGTAAGTGGTAGAGACCTTGGCTCTTTCGTGAAGGAGGTCCAAGAGAAAATAGCCAAGGAGATAAAGCTACCACAGGGGTACTTTATAACCTTTGGTGGACAGTTTGAAAACCAGCAGAGGGCTATGAAAAAGCTAGCCGTTGTGGTGCCCATAACTGTGGTCTTAATATTCTTCCTTCTCCTTATGAACTACCGATCCGTTAGAGATGCATTGATCGTTATGCTAAACGTTCCCTTCGCCACAGTAGGAGGAGTTTTTGCCCTTTATCTGTCTGGCTACAACCTTTCCCTACCTGCTGCCATAGGCTTTATAGCTGTCTTTGGTATAGCAACCCTCAACGGTGTGGTGTTAGTCTCCTACATAAGGAGCTTAGTGGATGAAGGTATGGATGTAAAAGAGGCTGTCTTCCTAGGAGCTTTGAGGAGGTTAAGGCCTATACTGATAACTGCAAGCGCCGCTTCCATAGGTATAGTTCCTATGCTTCTTTCCAGGGGTGTGGGTTCCGAGATGCAGAAACCTCTGGCCGTCGTCGTGGTAGGTGGCATATTCACATCCACGATACTTACCCTGATAGTGCTACCTCTGGTGTACGAGAAGTTTGGAAGGTCAGGAAACCAACAAACTTATGGCAAGGAGAGGTCATAGAACAAAAGGGCCACATACTCCCTTATTGCTTTGTAAGAGTCGTAAAGAACACCCATTTTGGGCATAAAGCTGAAGAAGTTGTACTTTAGGTCCCTCTTAAAATCTGTGGGGTAGGGTACCACTTCGAGGCCTTCTCTTTGGAATTCCTTGACGGCTCTCTTCATGTGGTAGGCCGAGGTTACAAGGACAACCTTCTTGTAGCCCATCTTCTCGCATATCTCCTTTATCATCTTTGCATTCTGCTCCGTGTCCCTGCTTTGCACGTCTGTGATTATCTTCCTTTTGTCTATTCCAAGCTCCACGAGGAAGGATTTCATTATGTCTGCTTCGGGCAGGTTGCCAACGGCTGAGCCACCAGAGAGTATTAGGGGAAGGTTTGTTCTTTTGTGTAGTACAAAGGCAGCAAGGACCCTCTTCATAGAGTCTTCTTTGAGTATTCCAGTGCTATAAGATCCCCCTCCCAGGACCACTATAGCGTCGGCTTCCACTTTCTCAGGTACTGGATAACTTCTCTCTAGAGGTGTGAGAAGAAGGTCCTTAACAGGTTCTGTGGACAGAAGATACAGAGATAGAGCCAAGCTAATGCTTAAAAAGTATGAGAGCCTATCTTTCCTTAGTCTGTAGGAGAGGAATAGGAGCAGAAGGATAAACACACCAGGAGGAAACATCCAAAAGGATAGAAGCTTTTTTACCAAAAATATCATTGAAGCTTTCTTGAGGCTAGTAGCAGATTCTGCACCTGGTGTTTCTTCAAAACGTCTATGAGTGCTACCACATGTTTGTACTCCACGTCCTGGTCCGCCTCTATCACCACCGTGTCCGCCGGTGAACTAGAAAGAAGGCTGTCTATTCCATCCAAGGATATACTGTTCCCCTGGTACCTGTACGTGCCGTCCTTTAGTACTTCAAGTCTTAGGACTTTTGTAAGCTCTTGCTTTTGTGCTTCTTTTGAAAAGGGCAGCTTTATTGCCAAAAAGACCATGGGAGACTGGAAGGCAAGTATGGCCAAAAACAGAAAGACAGCCAGGAGGGTGTCTACCAGAGGAACTACGTCTATGTAAGCTCTTTCCTCATAGGAAAGCCTTCTTCTTCTCACTTCAACACCCTCAACACCTGGACTATCTGCCCTTCTAATTCATCCAGTATGCTGTTGGCGTATATCTTGAAAAGCCAGTAGGCGAGTAACGATGGTATGGCCACGGTCAGACCTGTCGCTGCCGATATAAGGGCTTCACTTATACCCATGGACAGGAGGT
The DNA window shown above is from Thermocrinis minervae and carries:
- a CDS encoding TolC family protein, which codes for MLLLLVLVCLSFGMDIRQAMDLLEEHPTLKSLEEERKVIRALPLTYRSYLNPTVSFQLGNFGTSTESYTKSPVYNFSYSQPIAPPSIRKGYVKLSELEENILTWRIESQRVSLRGELYRAFMHALYLRERIRVLEESLKLSSEVYSFVKRTYDLGETTKLDLFRAEREMKMAQWDLDLAKKEYAAALVELSYFTGRPVDSVDGDFFSLPEIKLRNLEDVPVLKVYKSSIESEGQRLVIERILSKPKWSLEALTEKVSDRSYGVRVGLSVELPLFYSRELEIIQRLSQREILTRQSETEELRLKALTGSQLEICSELKRQIDQLENNLVPEAQKELALALKSYRLKVITLLELSEVKRRYYELLSRRLELYLRYHQAFGELLKAGVVLWR
- a CDS encoding efflux RND transporter periplasmic adaptor subunit, yielding MALMLLLWLVAFAFPQVVKVDKQQLKRLGIQTYELRLSTEQYEIKLPAEAKEYLPESSEVYPPVGGIVREVYVKEGDYVKKGQPLALVYSPQVAELRSQLRMAEVRLKTAEETLKREELLFKEEVIPYARYYSAKVEYDRAKGEYRALMESLRSFGEVKGDNLVVRAPTEGYVVKQEVRKGSSVDLSKRMFLIVSNRKVWVFGYAPYEISRSIRKGMKAYVVVEGTKLEGIVDYVGGYVDQKIKRVPIRALVEQKKSILKPGGMVDLVVVVGQVKGFLVPSEAVQRIEGKSYLFVEVPEGFKLVEVRPIKEVKGKTLVEGPLKEGDRVAMSGLVFLRSVLGR
- a CDS encoding efflux RND transporter permease subunit, with protein sequence MSAIISYRFFILVLMILLSAYGVYSFLRLPVDTFPDPTPVQVVVYTETPGLSAEETEVLVTRPIESSLSGIRDAQLVRSISLPGLSYVTVFFKDGTDVYQARNLVSQKLSEVQGKLPSGYTPRMGPNTSGLGNVLFYALVDQKGNYTLEDLKTLQIWKVKPMLTSVDGVEDISQWGPEKAYRVSLDPEKMLLLGVTFEDVIKALEEYNQTAGGGFTTGPEGDLVVRGIGRVRSLEDIKNIPVKKGEGYSITLGQVADVYPSELPNRRGAFTYNGQEVQGNIVLKRINVNTMELVEALKQRLKEVQSILPDGVKVDILYDQSYLTQKALQTIEKALLEGVLLVIGVVSLYLWNVRTAILIALSIPLTLTLSFILMEHANISGNLMSFGGLTIGIGLFADASVVVVENIFKHLSERPDKPKHTVILESLREVVRPVAFAVGIIVTVFLPIFSFESVEGKYYKPLALTIIFALISSLLVAFLFMPVLSFYLLKSGKEESLLFAKLRDAYLRLLNRAFAYRKYILVSVVFLFLSSLLLLSRIGTEFTPQLEEGALLVKSFLNPNVTLEEAKRVAKVVEETALKYPEVVRTFSNIGRAEVGEPEDVSYIETFIILKPAEEWKNFKSREEFEQILRKGLEGIPGVEFSFTQPIQMRIDELLSGVKSTLAVKVFGDDLKEINQIAYRVEEIIKGIKGAVDVETEAQSGKLQLRIVPDMEKLQRYDLTTADLMNLVSYALGGKEVGYLQEDSILFPIYLSLKDKDPKSIENLPLLLKDSSIVRLSDVARVEMAEGFLKIRRENGMRFALVQSDVSGRDLGSFVKEVQEKIAKEIKLPQGYFITFGGQFENQQRAMKKLAVVVPITVVLIFFLLLMNYRSVRDALIVMLNVPFATVGGVFALYLSGYNLSLPAAIGFIAVFGIATLNGVVLVSYIRSLVDEGMDVKEAVFLGALRRLRPILITASAASIGIVPMLLSRGVGSEMQKPLAVVVVGGIFTSTILTLIVLPLVYEKFGRSGNQQTYGKERS
- a CDS encoding YdcF family protein gives rise to the protein MIFLVKKLLSFWMFPPGVFILLLLFLSYRLRKDRLSYFLSISLALSLYLLSTEPVKDLLLTPLERSYPVPEKVEADAIVVLGGGSYSTGILKEDSMKRVLAAFVLHKRTNLPLILSGGSAVGNLPEADIMKSFLVELGIDKRKIITDVQSRDTEQNAKMIKEICEKMGYKKVVLVTSAYHMKRAVKEFQREGLEVVPYPTDFKRDLKYNFFSFMPKMGVLYDSYKAIREYVALLFYDLSLP
- a CDS encoding ExbD/TolR family protein, which produces MRRRRLSYEERAYIDVVPLVDTLLAVFLFLAILAFQSPMVFLAIKLPFSKEAQKQELTKVLRLEVLKDGTYRYQGNSISLDGIDSLLSSSPADTVVIEADQDVEYKHVVALIDVLKKHQVQNLLLASRKLQ